A genomic region of Lytechinus pictus isolate F3 Inbred chromosome 2, Lp3.0, whole genome shotgun sequence contains the following coding sequences:
- the LOC129253952 gene encoding ribosome quality control complex subunit TCF25-like, translating into MSSRAMRKLCNEPDIVLKDEVANDEEEEIEDDVEVQVAADDVVRPKKPKGKKKKKVVNPFELLNDIEDAQSDGEEDAELDENEKTDKTTEGLQNGLDVQTTTEVKPKKKKKKKKKKQKGGTSSGQADDEDEIDASIREVNEILKTSPPLSTNAPSSSSMEQGSRLTNSKPLLAIEHKHLNPENELRRIFGASVIRNEQRQRGRNRQYQKSTWLVTAKQSWPKMTKTGLSMIHITTEGRYHIFEYEHSKDYQNVQFDFLDAVETMNPANIMAIMNAHPYHIDSLLQLSEVSRMNEDMGMAIDLIERALYVYESAFHTLFSLAEGTCQLSYRHAENRGLFIALFRHLTCLGQKGCNRTALEFCKLLLGFEPDKDPLGVLLMLDYYALKTDQYDYLIRMYAEWEAHRNLSQLPNWAFSIAMAYFYSISSSSSPPSSSSSPPDTTKADFLLQDALIMFPSVLLALLEKCSIQPDAVIASHTFFTQSTTSHSALTQLVDLFIARNYSFWKESESMAWLERNAREVIRRVDAGEQKVKEYAEKREARYHGTPRNIYRHIFLSEHLGIKLKLPPELANTPVMSFDPLPPKDSDIGYSRPDHRLRPVSRGHAGNMFTEFLRSIVPSYTPPPPGEAGANDNEGDEDLGAAGGYLSQNSNLRQGVGAVMEAMRELLQTLEPLQRPGDNSDEEQGGGGGPQLEELD; encoded by the exons ATGTCGTCACGTGCTATGAGAAAATTATGTAATGAACCTGACATTGTGCTCAAGGATGAAGTGGCCAATGATGAGGAAGAGGAGATAGAAGATGATGTGGAAGTTCAAGTAGCAGCAGATGATGTTGTAAGACCTAAGAAACCCaaggggaagaaaaagaagaaagtcgTAAATCCATTTGAGTTG ttGAATGATATAGAGGATGCCCAGTCAGATGGTGAAGAAGATGCTGAATTAGATGAGAATGAGAAAACTGATAAAACTACAGAAGGACTTCAAAATGGACTGGATGTTCAAACTACAACGGAAGTGAaacccaaaaagaaaaagaaaaagaagaagaaaaagcagaagggAGGAACCAGCAGTGGACAAGCAGATGAT GAAGATGAAATCGATGCGAGTATTCGAGAAGTCAATGAGATCTTGAAGACAAGTCCCCCTCTTTCCACCAatgcaccatcatcatcatcaatggaGCAAGGTTCCAGGCTGACAAATTCCAAACCATTATTAGCTATTGAACATAAACATCTCAACCCAGAGAATGAGTTGAGAAGAATATTTGGAGCCAGTGTCATTAGAAACGAACAAAG GCAGAGAGGGAGAAACCGGCAGTACCAGAAATCAACCTGGCTAGTAACAGCTAAGCAATCATGGCCTAAAATGACAAAAACAG gTTTATCAATGATACACATCACTACAGAGGGAAG ATATCACATATTTGAATATGAACATTCTAAGGATTATCAGAATGTCCAGTTTGATTTCTTGGATGCAGTAGAAACCATGAATCCAGCTAATATTATG GCCATAATGAATGCACACCCATATCATATAGACAGCTTGCTTCAGCTCAGTGAGGTCTCTAGGATGAATGAAGATATGGGAATGGCAATAGATCTTATAG AAAGAGCACTGTACGTGTACGAGAGTGCCTTCCACACATTGTTTAGTTTAGCCGAGGGAACGTGTCAGTTAAGCTATAGACATGCTGAAAATAGAGGTCTCTTCATTGCTTTATTCAGGCATCTTACCTGCCTAGGTCAGAAAGGTTGTAACAGAACAGCTCTGGAATTCTGCAAACTCTTATTAGG ATTTGAGCCAGATAAAGATCCTCTTGGTGTACTTCTCATGCTAGACTACTATGCATTGAAGACAGATCAATATGATTACCTCATCAGAATGTATGCTGAATGGGAG GCACATCGGAACCTGTCCCAGCTTCCTAACTGGGCATTCTCCATCGCCATGGCGTATTTCTATAGCATCTCATCTTCATcctcacctccatcatcatcttccaGTCCACCAGATACAACCAAAGCTGATTTTCTTCTCCAAGATGCTCTCATTATGTTCCCCTCA GTACTTCTTGCCCTGCTAGAAAAATGCAGCATTCAACCAGATGCAGTGATCGCTAGCCACACATTCTTCACTCAATCAACGACATC TCATTCAGCGCTGACACAGCTTGTAGACCTGTTTATCGCAAGGAACTATTCTTTCTGGAAGGAGTCAGAAAGCATGGCATGGTTGGAGAGGAACGCTAGAGAGGTCATTCGCAGAGTGGATGCGGGAGAGCAAAAGGTCAAGGAATATGCTGAAAA ACGAGAAGCTCGTTATCATGGGACGCCTCGTAACATCTACCGCCACATCTTCCTATCCGAGCATCTTGGAATAAAGCTCAAGTTACCACCAGAGCTGGCCAACACGCCTGTTATGTCGTTTGATCCTCTACCTCCCAAAGACTCAGACATTGGCTATTCAAGGCCTGATCA TCGATTGAGGCCCGTCTCAAGAGGGCATGCTGGGAATATGTTTACAGAGTTTCTGCGTTCAATTGTTCCATCTTATACACCACCG CCCCCTGGTGAAGCTGGAGCCAATGACAACGAAGGAGACGAGGATCTGGGTGCCGCAGGAGGCTACCTGAGTCAGAACAGCAATCTCCGGCAGGGAGTGGGAGCTGTCATGGAGGCCATGAGGGAGCTCCTCCAGACATTGGAGCCGTTACAAAGACCTGGAGACAATTCTGATGAGGAGCAAGGAGGAGGTGGTGGACCTCAGCTAGAAGAGCTCGACTGA